In one Candidatus Zixiibacteriota bacterium genomic region, the following are encoded:
- a CDS encoding ATP-binding protein, with amino-acid sequence MTFTGRIRIYLILIALVPPLLIMSVIYFRSVRQLESADQNTAAGALERSSRFMDAFGREFEDRVIDLGQSEFIKKAAVMIKSNRASRADITTGMTGFDFLEMIDSNGVVLASAHRPGLLGRPVHENNRIDSGLAETVEYDISGVHAALAYILPIDKNILMYTGRYLDEEFRNLAGGLMPGEVRLYFEDEEMPAVMGFGSMDKGRLYEKDGAYYFLMAGGGNSGFFLVHTLKFGGERPLVSSLLTATGLVALGAVVIAILLGMYITGRAKREIDNLITATARAARGDFTTPVMAYEEGEFSELADSISTMMANLKNLRRELAVTEKIAAWKTMGQKVAHEIKNPLTPIEISVDDLRRSYHEKLPDFDRTLEETTATIKNEIHRLIKLLNEFVDFARMSAPAIKDVRVNKLIESLEKLYQHDIESRRLTIHNEVGNKACRFDPEAIRQVLVNLIKNGLESGPETNVTVTITDNGEGIVFRVEDSGPGFGDKILAQNFQPYVSTKKDGSGLGLVICQRIVHDHGGRIEIYSRAEGGAGVLIELPRNDG; translated from the coding sequence ATGACCTTCACCGGCCGTATCCGCATTTACCTGATATTAATCGCGCTGGTTCCGCCGCTTTTAATCATGTCGGTCATCTATTTTCGTTCCGTTCGGCAACTGGAATCGGCTGATCAGAATACCGCCGCAGGGGCCCTGGAACGGTCGTCTCGTTTCATGGACGCCTTCGGCCGGGAATTCGAGGATCGGGTGATTGATCTGGGACAATCGGAGTTTATTAAAAAGGCGGCTGTCATGATCAAATCGAACCGGGCTTCGCGGGCCGATATCACCACCGGAATGACCGGTTTCGATTTTCTGGAGATGATCGATTCCAACGGCGTGGTGCTGGCCAGCGCTCATCGACCGGGGCTTTTGGGACGACCGGTGCATGAAAATAACCGGATTGACAGCGGCCTGGCGGAAACGGTGGAATACGATATCAGCGGGGTTCATGCGGCGCTGGCTTATATATTGCCGATCGATAAAAATATCCTGATGTATACCGGACGGTATCTTGACGAGGAATTCCGCAATCTGGCGGGAGGGTTGATGCCGGGTGAGGTTAGGCTGTATTTCGAGGATGAGGAAATGCCGGCAGTTATGGGATTTGGGAGTATGGACAAAGGCCGCTTGTATGAAAAGGATGGTGCCTATTATTTTTTAATGGCGGGCGGTGGCAACTCGGGATTTTTTCTGGTGCATACTCTCAAATTCGGCGGAGAACGGCCGCTGGTCAGTTCGCTTTTAACCGCTACCGGGCTGGTAGCCCTGGGAGCGGTCGTGATCGCGATCCTTCTGGGAATGTATATCACCGGGCGGGCCAAGCGGGAGATAGATAATCTGATAACAGCCACAGCGCGAGCGGCCCGGGGGGATTTTACCACACCGGTGATGGCGTACGAGGAAGGGGAATTTTCGGAACTGGCCGATTCGATCAGTACCATGATGGCCAATCTCAAAAATCTCAGGAGAGAGCTGGCCGTTACCGAGAAAATCGCCGCCTGGAAAACAATGGGCCAGAAAGTGGCTCACGAGATAAAAAATCCGCTGACCCCGATTGAAATCTCGGTTGATGATCTCCGGCGATCGTACCATGAGAAATTACCCGATTTCGACCGAACTCTTGAGGAGACGACGGCAACTATCAAGAATGAAATACACCGCCTGATAAAACTTTTAAACGAATTTGTCGATTTTGCGCGGATGAGCGCTCCGGCGATAAAAGATGTCCGGGTGAACAAACTTATCGAAAGCCTGGAGAAATTATATCAGCATGATATTGAATCCCGGCGTTTGACTATCCATAATGAAGTCGGAAATAAGGCCTGCCGCTTTGACCCGGAGGCTATCCGGCAGGTTCTGGTCAATTTGATCAAGAACGGACTGGAGAGCGGTCCGGAAACGAACGTGACGGTCACTATTACCGATAACGGGGAAGGAATCGTTTTCAGGGTCGAGGATAGCGGACCCGGTTTCGGCGATAAAATTCTCGCCCAGAATTTTCAGCCGTACGTGTCCACCAAAAAAGATGGTTCGGGATTGGGACTGGTGATTTGCCAGAGAATTGTGCACGATCACGGCGGCCGGATCGAAATTTACAGCCGGGCGGAAGGAGGGGCCGGGGTATTAATTGAACTGCCCCGAAACGATGGCTAA
- a CDS encoding sigma-54-dependent Fis family transcriptional regulator, translated as MNCPETMAKILIIDDEPGIRSSLKAALERRGHETVTAENYTEGKKFYTAEFDLILLDVMLPDGNGIDLLKEIRPQRQNQAVVMISGQADIDMAVEAIRAGAYDFIEKPLSLDRVLITIDNVGRSMILRNEKDRLSLRVYGEFIGESTAIRKLKEEITLSAPKASRFLILGENGTGKELVAHLIHRHGRHPDGPFVAVNCAALPSELVESELFGHIKGAYTGAGKPRKGRFLEASGGSIFLDEISEMSPEAQAKILRAIETGEITPVGADKPLVFDCNIIAASNKDLDKLVAEDKFRQDLLYRLNVVQFRIVPLRERRNDIPLLAGYFLDKFASETGSAKKEVSDSALQLLMGFPFPGNIRELKNLMERINIYCPRSLIEAKDISPLLPHYREDRPMTLKEAAADFERDFIQSAIERHGGNITEAARRLGLERSHLYKKMKKYQNE; from the coding sequence TTGAACTGCCCCGAAACGATGGCTAAGATATTGATTATCGACGATGAGCCGGGGATTCGCTCCTCGCTCAAGGCGGCCCTGGAAAGACGAGGGCATGAGACAGTCACGGCCGAAAATTATACTGAGGGGAAGAAGTTTTATACTGCTGAATTCGATCTGATCCTGCTTGATGTGATGCTGCCCGATGGTAACGGAATCGATCTTCTCAAGGAAATCAGGCCGCAGAGACAAAATCAGGCGGTGGTTATGATTTCGGGGCAGGCCGACATCGATATGGCGGTCGAGGCCATCCGGGCCGGAGCTTATGATTTTATCGAAAAACCGCTATCGCTTGACCGGGTCCTGATCACCATTGACAATGTCGGCCGGTCCATGATTCTCAGGAATGAGAAAGATCGTCTCAGCCTGCGGGTGTACGGCGAATTTATCGGAGAGTCGACGGCGATCAGGAAATTGAAAGAGGAGATTACTTTATCGGCCCCGAAAGCATCGCGTTTTTTAATCCTGGGGGAGAACGGAACCGGCAAAGAACTGGTGGCTCATTTGATTCACCGCCATGGACGACATCCTGATGGTCCCTTTGTGGCGGTCAATTGCGCCGCCTTGCCGTCCGAACTGGTCGAATCGGAACTTTTCGGGCATATCAAGGGGGCTTATACCGGGGCCGGAAAACCGCGCAAGGGCCGTTTTCTGGAGGCTTCCGGGGGCTCGATTTTCCTGGATGAGATAAGTGAGATGTCGCCCGAGGCCCAGGCCAAAATCCTCCGGGCTATCGAAACCGGCGAAATAACCCCGGTCGGAGCCGATAAACCACTCGTTTTCGACTGCAATATAATCGCCGCTTCCAATAAGGATCTCGATAAGCTGGTGGCTGAGGATAAATTCCGTCAGGATTTACTTTATCGGCTTAATGTGGTTCAATTTCGGATTGTTCCACTTAGAGAACGGCGCAACGATATTCCGCTTCTGGCCGGCTATTTCCTTGATAAATTCGCTTCCGAAACCGGGTCGGCAAAAAAGGAAGTGTCCGATTCGGCACTGCAACTTCTTATGGGATTTCCTTTTCCGGGTAACATCCGGGAATTGAAAAACCTGATGGAGCGGATTAATATTTATTGTCCCCGGTCGTTAATCGAGGCTAAGGATATTTCGCCGCTTTTACCGCATTACCGGGAGGATCGTCCGATGACCCTAAAAGAGGCGGCAGCTGATTTTGAACGGGATTTTATTCAATCGGCAATCGAGCGTCACGGCGGTAATATAACTGAGGCCGCCCGTCGTCTGGGATTGGAGAGATCACATCTTTACAAAAAAATGAAAAAATATCAGAACGAGTAG
- a CDS encoding sigma-70 family RNA polymerase sigma factor encodes MSKNSIIDLASLVRRCQDGDEQAWIKLIDRVHLEVFLICRKMKLSHQEIFEIYGQVSLKLLDNLKNIRSPEKIMSYVASITRNEILSLYRKERLFKRLVNPVAYELYDSRRDQPDEILEAKLDSDALWEAIVTLPDQEFRLIQLLFFDRRKLDYREISRTLGIPKSSIGPMRGRIIARLRGMLKQRGIIDGEGSGDRLSSNTGD; translated from the coding sequence GTGAGTAAGAACAGCATCATTGATTTAGCATCATTGGTTAGACGATGTCAGGATGGCGACGAACAGGCCTGGATAAAACTAATTGATCGAGTCCATCTTGAGGTTTTTCTGATCTGCCGGAAGATGAAATTATCTCATCAGGAGATTTTTGAGATTTACGGACAGGTCAGTCTGAAACTTCTGGATAATCTGAAAAATATCAGGTCACCGGAGAAAATAATGAGTTATGTCGCTTCGATAACCAGAAATGAAATCCTGTCATTATATCGGAAGGAGCGGTTATTCAAGCGTTTGGTAAATCCGGTGGCGTATGAATTATATGATTCCCGACGGGATCAGCCCGACGAGATACTGGAAGCCAAGCTGGACAGCGATGCTTTGTGGGAGGCGATAGTGACTCTGCCGGATCAGGAATTCCGGCTAATCCAGCTTTTATTTTTTGACCGGCGCAAGCTCGATTACCGGGAGATTTCCCGGACGCTCGGGATTCCCAAATCATCGATCGGCCCGATGCGGGGCCGGATAATTGCCCGTCTTCGCGGAATGCTAAAACAGCGGGGGATAATTGACGGTGAAGGATCGGGGGACAGATTAAGCAGTAATACGGGGGATTGA
- a CDS encoding CHAT domain-containing protein, with translation MISIGQFHKFRNRQVLERYITRKHGGDIAKFLTDVDISLNHIIKADMKKMGECVDDAKQIFKYLPQQYKPRLYQIIGRYNNFKANYRAALKYYLRAREMHEKAGNTEAVARLNKGLIDVYNYLGQYDESLRIGRMALRFFRRKRFIEDAGQVLVNIGNIYHRMDNNPMALRYYNRARKIFVKTGGYQLAITEFNRANVYANLNQIRKAETLYRCAAALYHEAGMEISVLRAESALAYLLYLGNRYTESLTMFERTNDRMEQLGSVRPSVILLLDLVEINAKLNQYGSAILLAETLIPRLKKYGMPYEMAKTYYFAADALIRVGDYDRASRMLKQAVRVFEEERNVLWLGMVSIAESRLYQAEGKYGPAIKSATEARSYFRRSGDEVRRIDAEITMVEAYQCSGDMARADRVSKRLLKMRLLSYQKYNLYYPLGQGYYTAGQYDKAYAMFKKAITEVEKMLSGLYPDEIRFFFMTDKYDCYRMAVECLLRLGRTRESFITSLKGIELVNQKSAFEKKIQAEVPAELLEKRDRLRAALKRLSQTAPGEQRSSGNMATYYSIEQKLWYNERKIRASLYPDEKKVRRKTSAEFDPRRLLQKDETMVSFFSSGAMSGAFCAAADKIDFVRFDITREELEVMLRKLHFIFEKSVFGLRDVDRTRQIADYYLELLYRRIFRPVESYLSGRKVIAITDSSFGQIPLIALRDEAGIYLKDKYDIRILVNPGDLKRRLVSDDRMVKTRNAIFAVSSDSLPSIDREANEINKLFEKSRLYLDKTASCHNLSEELKEVDGFVHIAAHASRSSENPLFSMILMGDGPFYPFDLFESGVRARLVTLSGCQTAAPGLYYGNSFSLAKAFYQAGSQHVLASLWPVSDKLSMLFMIEFYKTLAKVGNVYSAYQNAVNRIIDITDNPAFWSSFVLLGI, from the coding sequence ATGATAAGTATCGGGCAGTTTCACAAATTCAGAAACAGGCAGGTCCTGGAGCGTTATATCACCAGGAAACATGGCGGTGATATCGCCAAATTTCTGACTGACGTTGATATCAGCCTTAATCACATTATCAAGGCTGATATGAAAAAGATGGGTGAGTGTGTGGATGATGCCAAACAGATTTTTAAGTACCTGCCGCAGCAATACAAACCGCGGTTATATCAGATAATCGGGCGGTACAATAATTTCAAAGCCAATTACCGGGCGGCCCTGAAATATTACCTCCGGGCCCGGGAGATGCATGAGAAAGCGGGCAATACGGAAGCCGTGGCGCGGCTCAACAAGGGATTGATCGATGTTTACAATTATCTGGGGCAGTATGACGAATCTCTGAGAATCGGGCGGATGGCCCTGCGGTTCTTTCGACGGAAGAGATTTATTGAAGACGCCGGGCAGGTTTTGGTCAATATCGGAAATATTTATCATCGCATGGATAACAATCCCATGGCACTCAGGTATTACAACCGGGCCAGGAAAATTTTCGTTAAAACCGGCGGGTATCAGCTGGCCATAACCGAGTTCAATCGGGCCAATGTTTATGCCAACCTGAACCAGATCAGAAAAGCCGAAACATTATACCGGTGTGCCGCGGCGTTGTATCATGAAGCAGGTATGGAAATTTCCGTATTAAGGGCGGAATCGGCCCTGGCCTACCTATTGTATCTGGGAAATCGCTACACCGAGTCTTTGACCATGTTCGAGCGAACCAACGATCGCATGGAGCAGCTTGGTTCAGTCCGGCCATCGGTGATTTTACTTCTCGACCTGGTTGAAATAAACGCCAAATTGAATCAGTATGGTTCGGCTATACTTCTGGCCGAGACGTTGATCCCCCGCTTGAAGAAGTATGGTATGCCCTATGAAATGGCCAAGACATATTATTTCGCGGCCGACGCCCTGATCCGGGTGGGCGATTATGATCGGGCTTCCCGGATGTTGAAACAGGCTGTCAGGGTTTTTGAGGAAGAGCGAAATGTGTTATGGCTGGGGATGGTCAGTATTGCCGAAAGTCGTCTTTATCAGGCCGAGGGGAAGTATGGTCCGGCCATCAAGTCGGCGACGGAAGCCAGGAGTTATTTTCGGAGGAGTGGTGACGAGGTAAGGCGGATAGACGCCGAGATCACGATGGTCGAGGCGTATCAATGCTCCGGCGATATGGCCCGGGCAGATCGGGTGTCGAAACGTCTTCTGAAAATGCGTCTGTTGAGTTACCAGAAATACAATCTCTATTATCCGCTCGGCCAGGGCTATTATACCGCCGGTCAATATGATAAGGCATATGCCATGTTTAAAAAGGCCATAACGGAGGTGGAGAAAATGTTATCCGGCCTTTACCCCGATGAAATTCGATTTTTCTTCATGACAGACAAATATGATTGTTACCGAATGGCGGTCGAATGTCTTTTGCGGCTGGGACGGACGCGCGAATCGTTCATTACCAGTCTGAAGGGGATCGAGCTGGTCAATCAAAAATCGGCTTTTGAAAAAAAGATTCAGGCGGAGGTTCCCGCTGAACTCCTGGAGAAACGCGATCGGCTCCGGGCCGCCCTGAAACGGCTCAGTCAAACCGCGCCCGGTGAACAACGCAGTTCCGGAAATATGGCCACCTACTATTCAATCGAACAGAAATTGTGGTATAACGAGCGTAAAATAAGAGCCAGTCTGTATCCCGATGAAAAAAAGGTCAGGCGGAAGACATCCGCGGAATTTGATCCCCGCCGGTTATTGCAGAAAGACGAGACAATGGTCAGTTTCTTTTCTTCGGGAGCGATGTCGGGGGCTTTTTGCGCCGCAGCCGATAAGATCGATTTTGTCAGGTTCGATATCACTCGTGAGGAATTGGAAGTAATGCTTCGCAAGCTTCATTTCATTTTTGAGAAATCGGTTTTTGGATTACGAGATGTCGATCGCACCCGGCAGATTGCCGATTATTATCTGGAGTTGCTTTATCGCAGGATATTCCGACCGGTAGAGTCTTATCTTTCCGGCCGCAAAGTAATCGCTATTACCGACAGCAGTTTCGGGCAAATTCCGCTGATTGCCCTGCGGGATGAGGCCGGGATTTATTTAAAAGACAAATATGATATCCGGATTCTCGTGAATCCGGGGGATTTGAAACGTCGGCTGGTTTCCGATGATCGGATGGTAAAGACCAGGAATGCCATTTTTGCGGTATCATCCGATTCACTGCCGTCGATTGACAGGGAAGCAAACGAGATCAACAAATTGTTTGAGAAATCCCGGCTGTATTTAGACAAGACGGCCAGCTGTCATAATTTATCGGAGGAATTGAAGGAGGTTGATGGTTTTGTGCACATAGCCGCGCACGCCTCGCGATCATCGGAGAATCCGTTGTTTTCGATGATTCTGATGGGTGACGGGCCGTTTTATCCGTTCGATTTATTTGAATCTGGTGTACGGGCCAGGTTGGTCACTTTGTCGGGATGTCAGACAGCCGCCCCCGGTCTTTACTACGGCAATTCTTTCAGTCTCGCCAAGGCATTTTACCAGGCCGGAAGTCAACACGTTCTGGCATCGTTATGGCCGGTCTCTGATAAGCTGAGTATGCTCTTTATGATAGAGTTCTATAAGACTCTGGCTAAAGTGGGGAATGTTTACAGTGCTTATCAAAATGCGGTCAACAGGATCATTGATATCACCGATAATCCCGCGTTTTGGAGTTCATTCGTTTTGCTTGGCATTTAG
- a CDS encoding S8 family serine peptidase yields the protein MSNIKFSALGVLLFLFVSLVAFPWHNGEAGQRDVIQIHPAAIPGQAIVNLEAAKSVHDLAGDIDGRVLKSDPCKKNIYLISFPRDYTFDEIRDALKHNSGVISVRPNYRVALPEVNQGSDIFPDQSNPIYLEGSSPSAYYEQQSEGNVGSDSANMLATGRDVVVGIIDNGVEYYHPLFIYIDSITSDTTLDSTFADMGYDYVDDDSSAAEETGDAYGHGTFVTGIIRLVAPNCRVIPYRAFDDDGVGSSFDVSSAIYQAIEDGVDVLNMSFGLYSSDTSIADAVGEAYEAGIAMVASCGNDNTATPFYPASYTGVIAVSAIDSLDYPADFSNHGAYIDYCAPGVNVYSSLAGEYKWGIWSGTSFAAPQVTGICALILEWKPAYSSLQVDSLIRKTADTSLAWGSFTPHDSSYGYGRADAYEVALCLRRGDVDNSGTIDSSDIVYLNSYLTTSGPPPVPILKLGDVNCSGIINTLDVAYLINYLNSGGPAPCCGE from the coding sequence ATGAGCAATATCAAATTTTCGGCTTTGGGGGTGTTGTTATTTTTATTCGTATCTCTGGTCGCCTTTCCGTGGCATAACGGGGAGGCCGGCCAAAGAGATGTAATCCAGATTCATCCGGCGGCCATTCCCGGTCAAGCGATTGTGAATCTTGAAGCCGCCAAGTCGGTACATGATCTGGCAGGTGATATTGACGGCCGGGTACTGAAGAGCGATCCATGTAAGAAAAATATATATCTCATCTCGTTTCCCCGTGATTATACATTTGATGAAATCAGGGATGCCCTGAAGCATAATTCCGGGGTTATATCGGTCCGGCCCAATTACCGGGTAGCATTACCCGAAGTAAACCAGGGAAGTGATATTTTTCCCGATCAGAGCAATCCCATTTACCTGGAAGGATCCAGTCCGAGTGCTTATTATGAGCAACAGAGTGAGGGCAATGTCGGATCGGATTCGGCCAATATGCTGGCAACCGGGCGGGATGTGGTGGTCGGGATTATCGATAACGGGGTTGAGTATTACCATCCGTTGTTTATCTATATCGACAGTATTACTTCCGATACGACCCTGGACAGTACATTTGCCGACATGGGATACGATTATGTCGATGATGACAGCAGTGCGGCCGAGGAAACGGGTGACGCTTATGGACACGGGACATTCGTAACCGGAATCATCAGGCTGGTGGCCCCGAATTGCCGGGTTATACCGTATCGTGCTTTCGATGACGACGGTGTCGGAAGCAGTTTCGATGTATCATCGGCCATTTACCAGGCGATTGAAGACGGTGTCGATGTGCTTAATATGAGTTTCGGTTTATACTCCAGCGACACCTCAATAGCTGATGCGGTGGGCGAGGCGTACGAAGCAGGAATTGCCATGGTGGCTTCATGCGGCAATGATAACACCGCCACACCGTTCTATCCGGCCTCATACACCGGAGTGATTGCGGTCTCGGCCATTGACAGCCTGGATTACCCGGCGGATTTCTCCAATCACGGAGCATATATCGATTATTGCGCACCGGGAGTCAACGTGTACAGCTCCCTGGCCGGTGAGTACAAGTGGGGGATCTGGAGCGGGACCTCGTTCGCGGCGCCGCAGGTGACGGGGATATGTGCCTTGATCCTCGAATGGAAACCGGCCTATTCCAGTTTGCAGGTCGACAGCCTGATTCGCAAGACAGCCGACACTTCGCTGGCCTGGGGTTCTTTTACGCCTCATGATTCATCGTACGGTTACGGCCGGGCCGACGCCTATGAGGTGGCCCTATGTCTGCGTCGAGGCGATGTGGATAATTCAGGAACCATTGATTCGTCGGATATCGTTTATTTGAACAGCTACCTGACAACGAGCGGTCCGCCCCCGGTACCGATCTTGAAACTGGGGGATGTCAACTGCTCCGGGATAATTAATACTCTGGATGTGGCGTATTTGATCAATTATCTCAACAGCGGGGGACCGGCTCCATGCTGTGGGGAATAG
- a CDS encoding three-Cys-motif partner protein TcmP, giving the protein MHLDEIGPWSEMKLKIVKDYAKVYSTILKKYPRLKYYYIDAFSGPGIHKRKKTGEFIPGSPLNVLSVRLNFHGYYFMDKDCEKIGFLKKLIGPNENIKYICGDSNVLLIKEVFPEIKYEDYKRALCFLDPYGLHLDWKVVEFAGKMKTIEVFILFPLEDMNRNILHKNPVDVKKNQKIRMNAFWGDESWFEYTYEEDLPDLFGEPTRFKDKIDILLKAYKKRLKNIANFQYVPDPIPFRNKKNAIIYYIYFATQKKTAYDVVNYILKKYSKTGRI; this is encoded by the coding sequence ATGCACCTGGACGAAATCGGCCCATGGTCCGAAATGAAATTGAAAATAGTCAAGGATTATGCAAAGGTATACTCCACTATACTCAAAAAATACCCCAGACTCAAATACTATTATATTGATGCCTTTTCCGGGCCGGGCATTCACAAACGTAAGAAAACCGGTGAATTTATACCGGGTAGTCCGCTTAATGTATTGTCAGTCAGACTGAATTTCCATGGGTATTATTTCATGGATAAGGATTGTGAGAAAATAGGATTTTTAAAGAAATTGATAGGGCCAAATGAAAACATAAAATATATATGTGGTGATTCCAATGTGCTATTGATTAAGGAAGTCTTTCCAGAAATTAAATATGAGGATTATAAAAGAGCATTATGTTTTCTTGATCCTTATGGGTTACATCTGGATTGGAAGGTCGTGGAATTCGCAGGTAAAATGAAGACAATTGAGGTGTTCATTCTTTTTCCCTTGGAGGACATGAATCGGAATATTTTGCATAAAAACCCAGTGGATGTTAAGAAGAATCAAAAGATAAGAATGAACGCTTTCTGGGGTGATGAGTCGTGGTTTGAATATACATATGAAGAGGATTTGCCGGATTTATTTGGCGAGCCCACTCGATTTAAGGATAAGATTGATATCCTGTTGAAGGCATATAAGAAGCGCCTAAAGAATATTGCTAATTTTCAATATGTACCAGATCCTATTCCTTTTAGGAATAAGAAAAACGCCATAATATATTATATTTATTTTGCCACCCAGAAAAAGACTGCGTATGATGTGGTAAATTATATATTGAAGAAGTACAGTAAAACGGGCAGGATATAG